Sequence from the Panicum virgatum strain AP13 chromosome 5N, P.virgatum_v5, whole genome shotgun sequence genome:
ctaatatcacatacaggatacgatccagctactgcgttcggccatactggaatgtttagagggacagcaccagttggcggaccgtatccagggatggtaccggggccacagataccggcctacacaggttaatttatgtttcgtatttcggtttctacatgtcattacgaaatatacgagcgtacgctaacatccacattttttgcgtaggattctaccccgatgcgggcgccggaccttcttcctcctcctttcgaccagataacgagacattcaccttagacgacttcgacagcttgagtccagaagagcctgccgcgcaaggtgaccccgatgtcttggggtattcacagctaggaggagcaccacttgggatctctcagcagcagacaccgcagccccttgcgcgtcctgagcgacaggtgaggtctccggatgttttcacctactccgagggacatgtccgtgcccagcagagggctaagagagtccgacgccctaggggtggttagatgcatatgatgtttatttgtaatgagatagttgtggaccgcttatttgtatccgatgtttatgattgtggtaggttacttgtcatttgtttttatagatattatttatgtgaacttattatgtttgtgggttccataatgctcgtgaaataagggaagttcttgcgatttttttccgtgatttaatgaaggacaagttacgtgcggtaggagttagcggccgagatcttgccgacgatgatgacgaatacacgctcgaatagctcaaaataggtccctgcaaaaataaaaatccgagaaaaaaaagggggggcctgtcgcccccccccccccccacgggtgACAGGgccctgtcgcccgaggggtgggcgacaggcccctgtcgcccgttgggggggcgacaggtcccctttttttctccagggacttcgttgcaaatttgaaaaaaaaaattacacattgggcctgtcgccctatgggagggcgaccggagtatatttttgaaatatttgaaaacggacatatatttttgaaattttaatttttaaaaaatataaaaatgaaaaaagttccGCAGCCAGCGCGACTGTTCGTTTGTTAGTTTTTTCCTATCTACTGACCACCAAGTGGCCCTAGGTGTGGGCTTGGCCCAACTTCGTTCGTCCGTCCTAGCGAGCGGTGGATCGACTCTTAACAATACTAGAACATGACGCGCGCTTTGCGCGCCCTATTTAGAGTTTTCTTTTATAGTTCATGTAAACATGaggcatgtttagttcccatcctataaaccccgtaaacacaaaaaaacgtcacatcaaatatttcgacatatgtatggagtactaaatgaaatctatttacaaaactttttgcatagatgggctgtaaatcgcgagacgaatctaatgagcctacttaatccatgatttgcaacagtgatgctacagtaaccatccgctcattattgattaatcatgaattaattagcatcattagattcgtctcgcgatttataacccatctgtgcaaaaagttttataaatagacttcatttagtacttcaaattagtaagattctatcgcaaaaaaattttgcgttcgaactaaacacggcctgagTATAGTGCAATTGAAGAAACATTAGAAGAAATGTTTGAAATAGCAAACTTATCATAAGGTCAAATGTAAATATCTTAAGTTCTTAACAACATTTGTATGGCGTTCCATAAAGAAAACAACAACATTTGTATGGCTGACTATGGCATGTGCAGCCTGTAGGTTATGTGAAGCCATATATATTACATTTCATGATCATCATTGGTAGCTACTAAATATTTTAGAGCCTGCGCGGATTGAAACAGCATGAAGCGACTGTAGCCGTCCCCTCTGCTGGGCCCGGTCACAGCTCTCGCTCCTTCAGAGTAGGTAAAGGTTTATTAGCCTGTCCATGTCAGCAACAGTTCTACGTGGATAAGGGAGAAATAAAGTGAGAGAGTATTATGAGCTCTTATGTAAGAGACGTCTTCAGCACGAGAAACAAAACACAAGAGTCGATTTTGGAACCCAACCTATCTCTTGCGCACTCATTTCATGAGCTTTCATTTATTTTTgtatctaaaaaaattaaagttCCAATGCCCCACAAGAGACAATCTAAAATACAGATTAGTGTAGTATATGTCTCTAAGTGATGTCTCTAGATGACATGGAAGGGGTTTTATTGTCCTTGCTCTCAACAAAAACAACTGCAAGTGGGCTAATATAATTAGGCCCTCTTTGGAAGGGCTCCGCGGGTGCGACTCCAGCTCCCTGCTACAGTGTTTCGGCACTGTGCAGAACTGTGCTGCACTGTAGCACGGAGCCCAAATGATGCAGCTCCACGCTACAGTCAACTGTGGAAGGGGAGAAGCCGGTGAAGCTGGGAACACGTGGCTTCTTCGGCTCCACGCCACAGGAATCTACAGTACTGCTATAGTAGGTGGTTGgaggtgaagccctcccaaataAGACCTCAATATCCACCGGTCACTTTTTCTTGTCTGCACAACTCACAAGTCTAGCgaccgttttttttttttgcgtgggAGGCCAGTCAGGGGCGACACTGCAGGATGTATACTGAGCGAGACAGCTAGGGGACAGGCACATCGCTCCTGCTCtctggccatgtttggttaagGGTCTCATCACAacttcacaaaaagacgaatatccgcatggagtactaaatgaagtctatttgcaaaaactttttagggatgagtgtaacttttcgagacgaatctaatgactcaagtttcatcatgattggctacagtgatgctacagtgaccacgctcaattactccctccttccctgtttataaggcatacacgtatatcaagattcaaaccttgtcatctttgaccaataatttgactattaaatttttatttttataatgcaaatttcatatgattggattcataatcaaatatattttacaatgattataagtttataatcaaaagtgatataatatatgataaataaatgatcaaagtgttgtttagaagaccgtgtcatgttccaccatgccttataaacggggaaggagggagtattcactaatcgtacggtcaaaggcctcattagttagagtaactgctacagtaccatatttgtggaggtaattttgtaattagactttatttaatacccttaATTGGTGGTCAAAgtaccaaaaaattttcatgaaaatgTTTTCACGggtaaaccaaacatggcctctgacacagtgaccaactATTCCCTGctggtataatttttttgaatgtaAGCAGCTGGGAAAGAACACCGTACACCCGCTGTACCCGAGAAATGCTCCCGTGCGCACAGGAGGCATGCCGTACCCGGAAACGCTCCCGTGCGCGGAGGAGGCAGCTCTCTTTAAGAAACCCGATATCCCTATGTATGAGCCAGAATATTGAGAAAAACAGGCCGCTTATGGTTTGGCTTTAGGAAGCGTTATACTCCTTCCGATCCGTCCAATTTTAATCGACGCATATGCCAGTTGAAAGAGTTCCAGGATTAATCCATGTATTTCGTCACGCAGCCGCTTTTTCTCGCTCATGATCGCTTTGCGAAATGGGGAGGCTTGCCTCCAGCTGCACCGGTTTCCAGAGACTGCTCACGAAGAACCAAAGCCTCAATCTGCCTTGCATTAGGTTAGAGGCCGTACAGAAGTCAGTCCCTCCATCCTGAATTGAATTGTAAGGTATTAGATGTTTAAATTTTGGGAACTGGGCCACCGAATCAACATCTAAGGGGTGCACAGAGGGTttgggaggggggatttgcaaaaataTGATTACCCAATTCAAGGGCGGACaattaattgtaaaattactcaatcccccatgccccttggatgttgatctggtgACCTAAATTGGAGTTTGCATGAAAaaattggtttgcacctgatatgttcccttaAATTTTGTACCCAAATATAAAGTATCCTAGAGCTATTTGGACAAAAAAACATGCTAATCTCCTTAATTTTGATactaattttgtaaaaaaaaatcaattgcaGTGCACCGAGGGAGTAAATAAGGCATTCTAATTTTCTTAATTTTGATGTGGATACTAAAAATTAAACAATTGATTAACTGAAGGATACATtcattctttcttttcttcataATCTGTCTAAAAACACAAGGATACCTACATTTTCATCCTACATTTTATTACGGAGGGAGTTTTCATCCTACATTTTATTACGGAGTATCCAGCAACGCGACCCGAATGCAGCTGCACAGAACCATAAAAATAGCATCTAGGCATTCCAAGTAAAAAAAGGAATACAGAAACGAATGACAAAAGATTGAAAGCAAACTGCACATTGCCTGTGTAACTCTGTCCCAAAATACACAAGATTTCGCTTATTCTAAAGAATAGACAAGATTTTATTCGGTGTACCAGATAACCACGCCTTTATATTTTTTACTACAAAACAAATAACACATTGACTCCAGGTCTGGCCTCTTTCTGCCGCATGGAACGAGGGGGAATAGGCATAATATTAAGTCCCAGGTTTATAATGGGTGCAATTGATTGTGCCATCATCAAAGCGGTCATTTTGTACAACATATATTGTGCCGTGGGAGTGCTCAGAAGATGAACACGACGCTGTCGTGGACCCTGGACTTCTGGTTCTGAGCGACACATTCAGAGATCCACATCAGGTTCCTTATCTCCTGCTCGCGTAGCCTGATGTAAGCGAAGAAAACAGCATAGTGGAACTGCAAGGCAAGAAAAGATTTGTCAAAAGATAGCACCATGAATGAGCAGAGAATAGCTCTGAATTTCAGGGAGCAAGTTTGTAATAACAGCACGAAGCAACTCTTATAACATATCCGAATCAGAAAATATACCTGCTGCTCAAAGGACAAGCATAGCCTCCGTACTTCCTCCTCATAAAAGGCCTTATCTAACATCTGGCTTTCTCCATATGAAATCCTGGAAAAAATTGACTGGTATGGTGGGTACTTCTCCATTGCACCACGCACCTGCATGATTAACAAGCAAACAAAGTGTTATGGCAATCAAATTAACAGGGCAACCCCAGAGCATGTGCACTGCAGAAGCATTCCATCTTCAAAGACAACAGGTTTTCAGAGATAAGACCTAAATGCTGCACTTGAGGGGGGTTTTTTTTTGTATCCCCCTAAGAAGAGCGTGAAATCTAGAGGCAGGTGCAAAGGTGTGTAACTTGCCATAAAGCAATGTATATATGTTATACACTATATATATCCCCCTAAAGCATTTGGATCCCAATTCTTCCtatccaaacaggccctaactTTCAGGTGGGGAAGTCCACAGCAGTAAAATTACAATCAACACTAGGATGATATTCATAACATGATgccagaaagaaaaagaaagtccTAAAAAGCAAGAAAATGATGCTTAATTAATAATATATCAATATATGTTTTGTTAACCTGATGAATGGTAACGCAAAAGGAAAGACAAAGGTAGACTGGCATATGATGATCACACATATATGGCCCATCTGAATAGATTCTGCACAACACTATTTTGTATTTTCAGCTAAGTATATAGAGAAAATCCAACAAGAAACATATTATATTAGTGTCATTAATTTATCGTAGACAAGAAGTCAGAAAGAATGTTTGACATGGAAATTCCATAAAACACCATTGTTTTCCATTTACAGGATGAACTCTTAGTCTAAAGGATTTTGTTTTAATAAGCTTCGGAGTGGTTCAATATTGCTGGTCTTTTCCCTCCAACAGAACTCTTTTAATAATAACAAAATCACTGTAGAGCTTAACCACTAAGAACACAAAATAAATTGCTTATGGATTCAAATAGTTCAGACTATAGCAGGATGTGCTTTAAACAGTAAAAAAGGATTGCATTGAATTTAAAGCATGATTAGAGATAAACCTGGTCAACATCTTCACAGACAGCCAGTTCCTCGTGACCATATGGATACCTAGGGGCATCAAAATATCACATTCCCATGAAAAACATGCACATACTGAAAAAAGTGCAGCTTGTATTGCTTTCAAAGAAAACCTACAATAGACCAAAGTTGGAGTACAGCTTCCTGCGGTCATCTCTTGTCAACTCGGTCCCAATACTGAAACAAAAAACATAGAAATCAGGACTGTAATAAAGGCAACCGTGCATGTAAACTGAAAGATGCAAAGTTGGAAATGCAATTCAGCACTGTACCTGTTTATTGTAATGTTAACCGCTCTTCTGTCGGCTTCAAATGAAAGGAGATCACACATAATCTCAGCTGTAGCACCACCCAGTTTCTAtacaaataataataataataataataatttcaaaataaaaaagaaataatCAAAAAGAATATTAAGAATATTGAAAAAACATAATAAAAATCACCATATTTGAGTATTATACCTGGCAAAATTTGTAAAAATCCTCAAGATATGCTTTGTACAGAGTGTTCCTCATAATCTCAATATTCATGTCATCCAGATCCTAGAAAATAGCtgttatgaaaaaaaaaacgaagATGCATTTATATTTGCTGGAATGCAAATGATAGCTGCAGTTTTTACCTCAGATGTAATGCACTCCGAGAAGTATGGGGCCAAGGGTGTATCGACCAGAACCAATCTATAAAGCTCATGCATATTTTGAGCAACAGCAAGTGATGCAATGCTATTGATCAGCAAGAAGGCAAAACGATTAGCATTCTGAGTTTTGGCACATCTCAATCGATAAAAAAAGGGACAGAAACAACAATAATACCTGTCAAACATGCCCAATGGGTGGCATTTCTCCAACAGTTCATTAACATCTCTCTCATGCAATGTCCCGGTTACAATAAGGACAACATTATCAATCATATGCCCGTACCTGTGAAAAGCATTATCCTGTGAGAATCAAACTACTGCACTAGAGCAGGAAATATGAACAAGTGTACAGGAAAATTATTTAAAGGAAGCACCCAAACAATACTTGGCCACTTACGTTATATACTGCAAGAATGTAGATAGTGGTTCAGTAGCCTGGCATAGCATGTGCTTGTACTCATCAACCAGTTTAAGAGTGCATTTTTCCACAATTGTTGTTGTGTGCAAGGGAGAAGGCTCTGCAATTTACCAGAAATAAGTTCCCAGTATAGTTATAAAAAACGCACTGAAAAAGCATATGTGCTGCAAATATTATTATGAACAAAATTGCCAACATGAAGTTGACTGAACACAAAACTTTGTTGATTAGGCAGGAATCCTGCCATTCTTCTTGAAAAGAATTGTACTAAGTATACCATACCTTAGGCTAGCACAGCAACAAAAATTGTGCATGGCATAACCATGGTAGATATAAGAGAAGCTATATGTTAACCTTCTACTTTGACAGAGACAGACACATTAAAGGGTCCCTTAGCAACTACGTAGTCTACATACCACATCCTCTATATGTGAAAATGAAGCCCAGTAGAATAAGTTAACAGCAAGGGATGTAAATGTAAATGCAATTTGAAAAATCTATAAAGTATCCACTGAATGTCAGAAAGTGTCAAATAGATGAAGAGTATAGCAATCTATTGCCAAGCAAAAGCTAATTGTGATGATTTGGAATAGGTTTTGCCAAACCAATTGACCCACAAAAACAAGTGGACTGTAGAAAATAAATCCCCTAATAAGTACCTAATTCAACTAAAAGGATTCTTTTATGCAGGTTAAATAGTGGTTTGCAGGCATCGCAGCAGGTCTAGGCTATGCGAGTCGTCGAAAATTCTGACAACTAGCAAGCGATCTGGACTGACGAGCTTCCCTTCCAAGATCCGCAAATGAAGAATAGAAGGGCACAACAATGCGCGGGGTTCTAGCTCGAGAAGGGGCCCTGCGGGTAGGGCCATCCCGGAATCCCCAACCAGGATCGCAATTCGCGCAAGCCAGATCACGAATCGCGGCGCCCTAGCATAACCAGCGTGGATTCGGACACCCCAACAGGCAACAGGAAGCGCGAGAGGAGGGCCGGAGGAGGATCTCACCGTTCTGGAGGTAGGGCCCGTACTCGGTGGCGGTGAGATGCATCTTGATGTCGTCGAGGGTCTCGCACTGGCAGAGGTTGTTGtagtcggcggcggtgaggaggcCCGAGCGGTTCCCCCTCACGATGGCCTCCAGGAACCCGTCGTGGATGTTGAACGACAGCATCTCCCACCCGTAcatcttcgccgccgccgcagacgtGAGGAACTCGGTGTGgggtgcgggcggcggtggcggtggcgcgccgCGGGCGAAGGCCGGATCGGGACGGGAGGGGAGGTCGTCGCAGATGAGATCCGGGAGGTGGTGTCGCggtcgcggcgcggcgcggatgCGGTGGAAGAAGAGTTATTTAGGAGGGACTCGTTGCCGCGGCAGCAGCTTGTGAGATCCGGGCGTGGCACGTCGGCCGTCAGCTTTCACAGTCCGTAGCCTGAAAGGCTGAAACTGTTGCTGCCCCCAAACAGCCCGTTCGGATGGGCGATTTTGGCTGGCTGTACTGTAGCGGAAGGCACTGTAGCGGCTGATTTTTTGTGAGAAGGCAGGACCAGCCATCCAGCGCATCCGAACGGGGCGAAAAAATTTCACGAAGTGTTCAAAATTTTCACCGTGCTAAACTGCTTATAGATTTATTATTTACCATTGTTAGTTATATGCTATTAGGCACAGTCGGAGAGAACCACTAATGAAGCCAGCAAGGTGAGAAATTAACTACCTATTTAGTACTTCATCCATCTTAAAAATGTACAATTTTAATATTATCCTAAGTCAAACTATTATTGATAAGATTATGGAGAAAAGCATCAAATACTTGTTTGGAATTATAGATCTAATGATACTTGTTTGGAATCTAATTTTAATTTTACCGTTATAAATCTAATGAGAAACACAGATAGCATGTATATATGTTTGCAAAGCATTGTACCTATATCCTAAGCCTTATTTGCATCCCTACTGATGAATTTCCCTGTCGGAGACCAAAATACAGTGCTTCCTACCTCAGTCCTTGTGCATATATATGTAAAAAAAAAGTCCGAGGCCCGACAGTCTGGTACAAGCCATGATTTTTTGGCCCGGCACGAAGCACGGACGGCCCGATGTTCATCGGGCCCGGGAGTTGGAACCTGCCTGTTGGAATGACTGGGACTCCGGGTTCATGGAGGCGACCGAATCAAACACAGCCACCATCGGCACTAGTTGATCGGGCCAGAGTTCTTATTATGAGCGTCTCTGCAAAACAACAGTGTTAATCCAAACACAAAGGTGGCATACATATCTGGCTGGCTGTTAATTTTCGCCTGTGTCCCATGCCTGTCAAATGCCACACTGCGGAAGTTTTGTCCATCCATGTATTGCTCTCAAGTTAATCAATGAAGAACACAGTACAAAGAACTTCTCTCTATTAAGCCAGTGCCACTGCACGTGCAGATTTTCCTCTGCGATTCTTTGCCATTTCACATGGATACGTGTTCGTGCTGAGAATGTTCGTGCAATTCTTTGCCATAGGTCAAATCGACAAACCAGGGGTTTAATCGAAGCACTAGTTACGTTTCAAGGATGAGCTCACGCAGTTTTGAGTTTTGATGCGGTGTTGTGTGCTGTTCTAACTCTAAGAGGAAGGTAAAAAGGTTGTTCCTCTATGCTTCCTAGCGTAACTAGGATCCATTCCAGCGCTAGCACTGCATTGCATTGCGTTGCGTTGCGTTTCATCATTGATGAAGTttggctccccccccccccccccccccccccttttttttgaaCATAAGGCAGGAGCACTGCCGGATCATATAAGAAGGAGAAAAATGCGGTTTCGTATAATAGTTGTGAACTTTTCCCCCTTTTCGGTGATGAACATCAGCATCATTTCTCCAATAACTGGGGGACTAGAATTACATGCGGGAATAACACATAGTATGCGCTAGCATTTTTAGTTTGTGATCATGAAACACCAAGTTTAATTAGTTTGGTGCAATATCcagcccatgggccaggtgggcCGCCGCCACTGGACATACGGACTTACATTTGGCATGGGTGAAGTGTTCTATGGGCATGGGTCCCTGTATATAAATTTGGCAGCCACTCATCGTTATCTATGGATTAAAACTGATTGAGGATTCGGTTTGTGCTTTACTCCTAAGCATGTCCTATACAAGTGTGAAATCTCTTCAACGAAGAATCTTTTGAGCAGTTATGAAGAACTTCTATTTCCTTACAAAAGCTATGTTATAGAATGGGAAAACTTTGTGCCAACGGAATGAGGTTCCAATCACCTTTCTAGAAAAGAATGGTATCTCCCAGCCCTATGTGTAACAGGTGATTCCCTCTGAAAGATTGGTATCAATATCTTTTTAAGAGCAGACAGACTGTTATCACTTtattttggatatcctttctcCAATACAATATATGGACGAGAAAATTACACTCTGGCATCTGTAACAATTAGATAAAGAGAAAAGGTCGAGACAATGCCACCAGCTACCTTGTAGAAACATTTTTCCTGGGAGAAACTCTGACCTTTGAACACAAAATGCTTCTAATATGATATGTTCAATTCATTAAAAATTAAActtcaaaaagggaaaaaggactCAAGGGAATTTTCGATCGTCCAAACACGATATAGTACTTTGTCTAGTCAACCACATATGGACTAAGGTTGTCGATGATAAAGTGATGATCCGATACTTGTAATCTAGTGGTTGAAATGCAATCACTTGATGAGAAAGACACCAAAATCCTTTATTTTGCTTCTTAAGATGTTGACATATCGAGTAACCTTTCTTGTTGAGATTACGATGGCCTGAAAGTTGT
This genomic interval carries:
- the LOC120673788 gene encoding probable V-type proton ATPase subunit d; its protein translation is MYGWEMLSFNIHDGFLEAIVRGNRSGLLTAADYNNLCQCETLDDIKMHLTATEYGPYLQNEPSPLHTTTIVEKCTLKLVDEYKHMLCQATEPLSTFLQYITYGHMIDNVVLIVTGTLHERDVNELLEKCHPLGMFDSIASLAVAQNMHELYRLVLVDTPLAPYFSECITSEDLDDMNIEIMRNTLYKAYLEDFYKFCQKLGGATAEIMCDLLSFEADRRAVNITINSIGTELTRDDRRKLYSNFGLLYPYGHEELAVCEDVDQVRGAMEKYPPYQSIFSRISYGESQMLDKAFYEEEVRRLCLSFEQQFHYAVFFAYIRLREQEIRNLMWISECVAQNQKSRVHDSVVFIF